In Flavobacteriales bacterium, the genomic window AATACATGTGTTAAGTCATTCACATCAATCCCTCTTGCTGCAACATCAGTAGCAACAAGAAGTTGCATCGATTTACTTTTAAATTTTCTCATTACAGCATCTCTTTGCGCTTGAGATAAATCTCCATGCAAAGCTTCTACATGATATCCGTCATTTGATAAATCATCGGCAATTTTTTGGGTATCACGCTTTGTTCTACAGAACATTATTCCTTTTATTTCAGGTTGAAGGTCAAGGAATCTACACAAAGCCGCTACTCTATTTGTAGACTTTGTAACCACGTATTTGTGTGCAATATCAGTATTATTTTTGTTTTCTGTATTAACCGCAATCTCCAAAGGCGTATCCATGTACTTTTTGGTAATCCTTCTGATTTCTGCTGGCATAGTAGCCGAGAACAACCAAGTAACTCTATCATCCCTTGTATAAGACAATATGTTATCGATATCCTCTTTAAAGCCCATGTTTAACATTTCATCGGCTTCATCTAATACAACATACTTTACTTCATCAAGTCGTATTGCCTTTCTTTTAATTAAGTCTAATAATCTACCTGGAGTTGCCACTACTATCTGAGTAGGACTTCTTAAAGCTTTAATCTGATTTTGGATAGCAGCACCACCATATACAACCTGCACATTTAAACCTTTCTGGTTTTTCGCAAAGTCTTTTAACTGTACGGCGGTCTGTTGACCAAGCTCTCTTGTAGGAGCCATAATAAGAGCTTGAGTAGCTCTGTTGTCGATATCGATCAAATCAATTAATGGCAAACCAAAAGCAGCAGTTTTACCTGTACCTGTTTGAGCCAAGCCGATGAAATCAGTAGGATCTTGTTTAAGCAATAATGGAATTGCCTCTTCTTGTACTGGAGTTGGGGTATCAAACCCGATCTGATCAAGTACTTCAAGAATTTTATCTGAAAGCCCTAGTTTGCTAAAATTGTTCAATCTACACGTTTTAAAAATGGAGGACAAAGGTAATCAAATAATCAACGCAAACACCAGTAAAACAAGGTAGTTCAAAAGGATTGTAATAAATCAAA contains:
- a CDS encoding DEAD/DEAH box helicase — protein: MNNFSKLGLSDKILEVLDQIGFDTPTPVQEEAIPLLLKQDPTDFIGLAQTGTGKTAAFGLPLIDLIDIDNRATQALIMAPTRELGQQTAVQLKDFAKNQKGLNVQVVYGGAAIQNQIKALRSPTQIVVATPGRLLDLIKRKAIRLDEVKYVVLDEADEMLNMGFKEDIDNILSYTRDDRVTWLFSATMPAEIRRITKKYMDTPLEIAVNTENKNNTDIAHKYVVTKSTNRVAALCRFLDLQPEIKGIMFCRTKRDTQKIADDLSNDGYHVEALHGDLSQAQRDAVMRKFKSKSMQLLVATDVAARGIDVNDLTHVFHHSLPDQLESYTHRSGRTGRAGKKGISLAFVNSREGRKIKDIERKNKIVFEKIEIPNVAEMKTTRMNNWAKELVDMPVNDAAEETLAELQEQFADLTKEDILKRLIASQLKALMGRSGGSGNLNETQGASGERGERRAGRRSEGNRYFINVGIMDGLTKHELVDFLAEVSSVDRNAFQEFSIQKNCAYFDVAEGKDTGFGEKFDGVEIEGREVRVNRDDSRAPRTGGRSSGGRGGRSFGGGSDRNRSGGGSRGKFSGNRRSSGGGDSPRRSSGGESRSNSSSSRRRR